The following are encoded in a window of Phragmites australis chromosome 22, lpPhrAust1.1, whole genome shotgun sequence genomic DNA:
- the LOC133905009 gene encoding uncharacterized protein LOC133905009: MKGGGIPAAVVIMPSPLFLWRFKAVLFLLWGLCCCKIGWDSVMRMSADLRDLFLYEAFLYYNPLLLVALMIWLWGVNLWVFAQSSVNYAKVFDLAQTHLSHQEIWRCATWLTLIVPTSMTAYLYLYSHGEVSLAASQPVLLYAVLLIILLSPFDMFYLSSRFYFLRTVWRIILPLQAITFPDFFLADIFTSMSKVFSDLERSVCRMVNRQVATIAWFEADSICGSHSIAIPLVLVFPYLCRFFQCVRQYKDTKEKTCLLNALKYSTAVPVIFLSALKYHVFPEHWVSFYRPLWLFSSVINSLYSFYWDIKRDWDLSILTRIFMFKNPSIWTNLLYGQNWVYYWVLGSNLVLRCTWTYKLSAHLRHNYLTLFTIAALEIVRRFQWVFFRVENEWSKMTAKQNLEMSSDMPSEGDRLLDSSNHTV; this comes from the exons ATGAAGGGCGGGGGCATCCCTGCCGCGGTGGTGATCATGCCCTCGCCCCTCTTCCTCTGGCGGTTCAAG GCTGTATTGTTTCTCCTATGGGGCTTATGTTGTTGCAAG ATAGGTTGGGATTCAGTTATGAGAATGAGTGCTGATCTTCGAGACTTATTTCTTTATGAGGCTTTCTTATACTACAATCCTCTTCTTCTTGTG GCCTTGATGATTTGGTTATGGGGAGTAAATTTATGGGTCTTTGCGCAATCATCAGTCAATTATGCAAAAGTGTTCGATCTTGCACAAACACATTTATCGCACCAAGAGATATGGAGG TGCGCTACTTGGCTGACTTTAATTGTTCCCACAAGCATGACAGCTTACCTATATCTGTACTCACATGGAGAAGTATCTCTTGCTGCATCTCAACCA GTTCTTTTGTATGCTGTCCTTCTGATAATCCTTCTTTCTCCTTTCGATATGTTTTACTTATCATCACGCTTTTACTTTCTACGGACAGTGTGGCGTATAATACTTCCATTACAA GCAATTACATTCCCTGACTTCTTTTTGGCTGATATCTTTACATCCATGTCAAAG GTGTTCTCGGATTTGGAGCGTTCAGTTTGTCGCATGGTGAATCGACAG gTTGCAACGATCGCTTGGTTTGAAGCAGATTCTATTTGTGGTAGTCACTCCATAGCTATCCCTCTTGTTCTCGTGTTCCCTTATTTGTGCCGTTTCTTCCAATGTGTCCGACAATACAAGGATACAAAGGAGAAGACATGTCTTTTGAATG CCCTCAAGTACTCAACAGCAGTTCCAGTGATTTTCCTTTCGGCTCTCAAGTATCATGTATTTCCTGAGCATTGGGTTAGCTTTTACCGGCCTCTCTGGCTTTTCTCTAGTGTTATAAATTCACTGTATTCCTTCTACTGGGATATAAAGCGAGATTGGGATTTGAG CATCCTAACCAGGATTTTCATGTTCAAAAACCCAAGCATATGGACTAACCTTCTTTATGGGCAGAACTGG GTGTACTACTGGGTGCTGGGTAGCAATTTAGTTCTGCGATGTACATGGACATACAAGCTTTCGGCACATCTTCGGCACAACTACCTGACATTGTTTACCATTGCAGCACTGGAAATAGTCAGACGGTTCCAGTGGGTGTTTTTCCGAGTCGAGAACGAATG
- the LOC133904704 gene encoding wall-associated receptor kinase-like 21: MEIPVLFLFLFLFLLLHATISAATGGGGGCNRLCNGTVVPYPFGFSVDCPILLACNDSTSTALLPHTATAEAPYPIRSFNSTASTLVVSLAPSCNRSVPEAKESLSGAGYGVSSRTGLFLRRGCRTPAVSNCSVPGDFMTSILRTVQCGGTGNDTAWTCVTSVPNTTAAAMGQRQFLEWANVEAAGCDDALTAALYGETPQGVPSLEFGVVELGWWLNGTCAGAGQCAENAMCHDVVTPGGASGHRCTCLDGMSGDGFKAGDGCHPAKKGSKKNIPIIVAGAVVGVAAVAGVLLLCRLQCRRSTAGHSGSGRLAAMRLLCEAATSSGVPVYSYHEVARATNSFSHTHRLGTGAYGTVYVGKLPASAPSLVAIKRLRCRHHHEDDGDAAAALLLNEIKLISSVSHPNLVRLLGCCLDRGEQILVYEYVPNGTLSQHLLGGRRGSRLSWRARLGVAAETAAAIAYLHGMRPPIFHRDVKSSNILLDGELRSKLADFGLSRSVDRLEASRSHVSTAPQGTPGYVDPEYHQNFHLSDKSDVYSFGVVLLELITAMKVVDFDRPATEINLASLALDRIGKGKVNEIVDPVLVDHDEEWVMESVCHVSELAFRCLAFQKDVRPCMNEVAAELCRIRAAAPDSDSNPRSGLGPMIGLQIETGFDGPDTVARKVVSPVSVQEVWVSDQSSPSTNGSKPRFS, from the exons ATGGAAATCCccgtcctcttcctcttcctcttcctcttcttgctcctccatgCAACCATCTCCGCcgccaccggcggcggcggcgggtgcaaCCGCCTGTGCAACGGCACCGTCGTCCCATACCCCTTCGGCTTCTCCGTCGATTGTCCCATCCTTCTCGCCTGCAACGATTCCACCTCCACGGCGCTCCTGCCACACACCGCTACCGCGGAGGCGCCGTACCCGATCCGGTCGTTCAACTCCACGGCCTCTACCCTCGTCGTCTCCCTGGCGCCCTCGTGTAACCGCAGCGTCCCCGAGGCCAAGGAGTCGCTCAGCGGCGCCGGCTACGGTGTCTCCTCCCGCACCGGGCTCTTCCTCCGCCGTGGCTGCCGCACGCCGGCGGTCTCAAACTGCTCTGTCCCGGGGGACTTCATGACCAGTATACTCCGCACGGTGCAGTGCGGTGGCACCGGCAACGACACGGCCTGGACGTGCGTCACCTCGGTACCGAACACCACCGCGGCGGCGATGGGGCAGCGCCAGTTCCTGGAGTGGGCGAACGTGGAGGCCGCCGGGTGCGACGACGCTCTGACGGCGGCGCTGTATGGGGAGACGCCGCAGGGGGTGCCGTCGTTGGAGTTCGGCGTGGTGGAGCTGGGCTGGTGGCTCAACGGGACTTGCGCCGGGGCCGGCCAGTGCGCGGAGAACGCGATGTGCCACGACGTGGTGACGCCGGGCGGCGCTTCGGGCCACCGGTGCACGTGCCTGGACGGGATGTCCGGCGACGGGTTCAAGGCCGGCGACGGGTGCCACCCAG CTAAGAAGGGTTCCAAGAAGAATATCCCCATCATAGTTGCAG GTGCTGTGGTGGGCGTCGCAGCGGTCGCCGGTGTGCTTCTCCTCTGCCGGTTGCAATGCCGGCGCTCCACCGCCGGACACTCCGGCTCGGGTCGGCTCGCGGCGATGCGGCTCCTGTGTGAGGCGGCGACGTCGAGCGGCGTGCCGGTGTACTCGTACCACGAGGTGGCTCGCGCGACCAACTCCTTCTCCCACACGCACCGCCTCGGCACGGGCGCCTACGGCACCGTCTACGTCGGCAAGCTCCCCGCGAGCGCGCCGTCGCTCGTGGCCATCAAGCGCCTGcgctgccgccaccaccacgAGGACGACGGCGACGCTGCGGCGGCGCTGCTGCTCAACGAGATCAAGCTCATCTCCTCGGTGAGCCACCCCAACCTTGTCCGCCTCCTCGGCTGCTGCCTCGACCGCGGCGAGCAGATCCTCGTGTACGAGTACGTGCCCAACGGCACGCTCTCTCAGCACCTCCTCGGCGGCCGCCGGGGAAGCCGCCTGTCGTGGCGCGCGCGCCTTGGCGTGGCCGCGGAGACGGCGGCCGCCATCGCGTACCTGCACGGCATGCGGCCGCCCATCTTCCACCGCGACGTCAAGTCCAGCAACATCCTCCTCGACGGCGAACTCCGGTCGAAGCTCGCCGACTTCGGCTTGTCCCGCTCCGTCGACCGCCTCGAGGCGTCGCGCTCGCATGTCTCCACCGCGCCGCAGGGCACGCCCGGGTACGTCGACCCAGAGTACCACCAGAACTTCCACCTCTCCGACAAGagcgacgtgtacagcttcggcgtCGTACTGCTCGAGCTCATCACCGCCATGAAGGTCGTCGACTTCGACCGGCCGGCGACCGAGATCAACCTCGCCTCCCTGGCGCTCGACCGCATCGGCAAAGGCAAAGTCAACGAGATCGTTGACCCGGTGCTCGTTGACCACGACGAGGAGTGGGTCATGGAGTCGGTCTGTCATGTCAGCGAGTTGGCATTCCGGTGCCTCGCGTTCCAGAAGGACGTCCGGCCGTGCATGAACGAGGTGGCCGCCGAGCTGTGCCGGATCAGGGCCGCCGCCCCGGACTCCGATTCCAATCCCAGGTCCGGGCTCGGGCCTATGATCGGCCTCCAGATCGAAACGGGCTTTGATGGCCCGGACACGGTGGCGAGGAAGGTGGTTTCGCCGGTGTCAGTGCAGGAGGTGTGGGTCAGCGATCAGAGCTCGCCGTCGACCAACGGCTCCAAGCCGCGCTTTTCATAA
- the LOC133904705 gene encoding octanoyltransferase LIP2p, chloroplastic-like yields MVLLCASSSSCYHRAAPFPAAATAARPHRGSLRLAAAGRRGSGPAAAPWNAAPLARPAVVVDRRRCDCFDLHQQIVPFADSWAWQQSIVTRRRGLVDRDEDRSDTLIALQHSPVYTLGTDSSEDYLHFNVEDAPFEVHRIDRGGEVTYHGPGQLVMYPILNLRYQKMDLHWYLRSLEEVIIRALKSAFSMEASRVEGLTGVWVGDQKVAAIGIHVTRWIAYHGLALNVTTELTPFEMIDPCGIKDRGIGSVKEILQKASDGREIDDTLLMDIAYNSLIEEFSELFKLSLDFSPDWSFQENNSFLLDS; encoded by the exons ATGGTCCTCCTGTgcgcatcctcctcctcctgctaccACCGTGCCGCGCCCTTCCCAGCGGCCGCCACCGCGGCGCGCCCCCACAGGGGAAGCCTGCGCCTAGCGGCAGCCGGCCGCCGCGGCTCCGGCCCTGCCGCCGCGCCGTGGAACGCGGCTCCGCTGGCTCGCCCCGCGGTGGTCGTCGACAGGAGGAG GTGTGACTGCTTTGATCTCCATCAGCAGATAGTTCCATTTGCCGATTCTTGGGCTTGGCAGCAGTCCATTGTTACGAGGAGGAGAGGTTTGGTGGACAGAGATGAAGATCGCTCAGACACCTTAATTGCCTTGCAACATTCACCGGTTTATACATTGGGCACTGACAGCAGCGAGGACTACCTCCATTTCAATGTTGAAGATGCTCCTTTTGAGGTTCATCGTATTGACCGTGGTGGGGAAGTGACTTACCATGGCCCTGGACAG CTTGTTATGTACCCGATTCTCAATTTGCGGTATCAGAAAATGGACCTTCATTGGTACCTTAGGTCACTTGAAGAAGTGATCATTCGTGCACTGAAATCTGCATTCTCTATGGAGGCATCAAGAGTAGAAGGTCTCACTGGTGTTTGGGTTG GGGATCAGAAAGTTGCAGCAATAGGGATTCATGTCACCCGATGGATAGCTTATCATGGTCTAGCCCTAAACGTCACAACTGAATTAACCCCATTTGAAATGATTGATCCCTGCGGCATAAAGGATCGTGGCATTGGGAGCGTTAAGGAGATACTACAAAAGGCATCAGATGGAAGAGAAATTGATGATACATTGCTGATGGATATAGCATATAATTCGTTGATCGAAGAGTTTTCTGAACTTTTCAAACTCTCTTTGGACTTCAGCCCTGATTGGAGTTTTCAGGAAAACAACAGTTTTTTATTGGATTCGTAA
- the LOC133904352 gene encoding RING-H2 finger protein ATL65-like, which translates to MPPSPSPAPAPAPSVASLSGVISSPPSPCAVASPGPAPAPEPSAAAVVRAVADGRRGGGSLSPPLIAMLAVVGAALMVVLYARLVNRVFRAARRRWRRRRRLRLLMIPGSPSAGGGDSFASFTTYDNYYHTFSPYYGLDDAAIKSLPSAQFLAAAAAARGSGAARDCAVCLLEFADGDELRALPLCGHAFHADCIDVWLRAHASCPLCRAAVALPPPVASPLRAARRVRPSLDDLLFFHPVPPPPPDGAGALPEIAPASPDQLSPRDFLLKRSYSFGFERSLAVEAASTASPPWRYRVSAADGAASRSRSLWSKRWPSPFGGGGGSAAARVFSFRSYRSAAAKSSPFSRRRGPGGGSGFFMSLASEPPSILAAARRSRATAASSRLRCGDPEALLSPDRLSR; encoded by the coding sequence ATGCCGCCGTCCCCGTCTCCGGCGCCGGCCCCTGCTCCGTCCGTCGCGTCGCTTTCTGGCGTCATCagctcgccgccttctcccTGCGCGGTCGCGTCGCCGGGGCCTGCGCCAGCGCCGGAGCCGTCTGCGGCGGCGGTGGTAAGGGCGGTAGCTGATGGGAGGCGAGGAGGCGGGAGCCTGAGCCCACCGCTCATCGCGATGCTTGCGGTGGTGGGGGCGGCGCTGATGGTGGTGCTGTACGCGCGGCTGGTGAATCGCGTGTTCCGGGCGgcccggcggcggtggcgccggcgccggcggctgcGGCTGCTGATGATCCCAGGCTCCCCCTCCGCCGGCGGAGGCGACTCCTTCGCGTCGTTCACCACGTACGACAACTACTACCACACCTTCTCGCCCTACTACGGCCTCGACGACGCGGCCATCAAGTCGCTGCCGTCGGCGCAGTtcctggccgccgccgccgcggcgcgcggcTCGGGCGCGGCGCGGGATTGCGCCGTGTGCCTGCTGGAGTTCGCCGACGGCGACGAGCTCCGCGCCCTGCCGCTCTGCGGGCACGCCTTCCACGCCGACTGCATCGACGTCTGGCTCCGCGCGCACGCGTCCTGCCCGCTCTGCCGTGCTGCCGTCGCGCTCCCCCCGCCCGTCGCGTCCCCGCTCCGCGCCGCCCGACGCGTGCGCCCCAGTCTCGACgacctcctcttcttccaccCTGTCCCGCCGCCCCCTCccgacggcgccggcgccctGCCGGAGATCGCGCCGGCCAGCCCGGACCAGCTCAGCCCGCGGGACTTCCTGCTCAAGCGCTCCTATTCCTTCGGCTTCGAGCGCAGCCTCGCCGTCGAGGCCGCGTCCACGGCGTCCCCTCCCTGGCGCTACCGCGTGTCCGCCGCCGACGGCGCAGCCTCCCGCAGCCGCAGCTTGTGGAGCAAGCGGTGGCCGTCCCCGTTCGGTGGCGGGGGAGGCTCGGCCGCCGCCCGCGTCTTCTCCTTCCGCTCGTACCGCTCCGCCGCGGCCAAGTCGTCCCCCTtctcccgccgccgcggccccgGGGGCGGGAGCGGGTTCTTCAtgtcgctggcctccgagccccCGTCCATCCTCGCCGCGGCGAGGCGGAGCCGCGCGACCGCCGCGTCGAGCCGGCTCCGGTGCGGGGACCCCGAGGCGCTGCTCTCGCCGGACCGGCTCAGCCGCTGA